From Streptomyces sp. NBC_01460, a single genomic window includes:
- a CDS encoding FUSC family protein, whose amino-acid sequence MSWLRALRETARSGLTIERRRLEPLIAVRGAAGLALVVGVSLELFGPAIAAGSAFGAFQAAIATFQRSWRPRPVLALVSGASLAVSTFVGYLTVSHTLLFLALLVVWTFAAGMAWATGPTGGIIAGSNVAIMLVTITLPTSVADAAAHAAMMALGGLVQAALIVLFPVRRWGAQRDALADALAGEADYARRLRHDPVAPFDPVPLMAARNAAAVTPRQARRRPADLHGARGVAERLRPVLASLADPALGVPAEGPERYWAREILGAAGSLLDSAARAVRHGDPVRLDETALSVLKSPDTEVILTGPPRRAADRLASLLADVIEIAEGTGTDDRTPGEPLVPHRRRPTLLKLVPVIYRSMRREMRRGSMILRHAERVSAVAASGYLLGAVLPFGHGYWAPMTAVMVMRPEFTQTYSRAVARFMGTVLGVAVATGIVQAAHPNAEFSALLAVVCAGLMYLLMRTGYAVSQVCVSAYVVFLLGMAGDDWSQTVPERVVLTLIGGLLAMVAYAVYPAWETPRLRDRLAGWVITDGRYAATVLDRYADPASRSLEEVRTALLTTREARVAWQEALERARHEPVRHRGIARTSAADAQDALAQFGRVAMLMEAHLPAASATPVPEAAGLADALRRATEEGAKAVRERRVPDWEPVRQALARRDADEGPPPDSFVRNGATLLLRALEDFSRALEISSGRA is encoded by the coding sequence ATGAGCTGGCTCCGGGCGCTGAGGGAGACCGCCCGCTCGGGGCTGACGATCGAGCGGCGGCGTCTCGAACCGCTCATCGCGGTGCGCGGCGCCGCGGGCCTCGCGCTCGTGGTCGGGGTGAGCCTGGAGCTCTTCGGGCCGGCGATCGCCGCCGGGTCCGCCTTCGGGGCCTTCCAGGCGGCCATCGCCACCTTCCAGCGCAGCTGGCGCCCCCGGCCGGTGCTCGCCCTGGTCTCCGGTGCCAGCCTCGCCGTGTCGACGTTCGTCGGCTACCTCACCGTGTCCCACACCCTGCTGTTCCTGGCCCTGCTGGTCGTCTGGACGTTCGCCGCCGGGATGGCCTGGGCGACCGGCCCGACGGGCGGCATCATCGCCGGCTCCAACGTCGCGATCATGCTGGTCACGATCACCCTGCCGACCTCCGTGGCCGACGCCGCCGCGCACGCCGCGATGATGGCGTTGGGCGGGCTCGTCCAGGCGGCGCTGATCGTGCTGTTCCCGGTACGCCGATGGGGCGCCCAGCGCGACGCGCTCGCCGACGCCCTCGCCGGCGAGGCCGACTACGCCCGCAGGCTGCGCCACGACCCGGTCGCGCCCTTCGACCCCGTACCGCTGATGGCCGCGCGCAACGCCGCCGCCGTGACCCCCCGCCAGGCCCGGCGGCGCCCCGCCGACCTGCACGGCGCGCGCGGGGTCGCCGAGCGGCTGCGGCCGGTCCTCGCCTCCCTCGCCGATCCCGCCCTGGGGGTCCCGGCCGAGGGCCCGGAACGCTACTGGGCGCGGGAGATCCTCGGCGCCGCAGGCTCCCTGCTCGACTCCGCGGCCCGCGCCGTGCGCCACGGCGACCCCGTACGCCTGGACGAGACGGCGCTGTCGGTGCTGAAGTCCCCCGACACCGAGGTCATCCTGACCGGCCCGCCCCGCCGGGCCGCCGACCGGCTCGCCTCCCTGCTCGCCGACGTCATCGAGATCGCCGAGGGCACCGGTACGGACGACAGGACACCGGGCGAGCCGCTCGTCCCGCACCGCCGCCGGCCCACCCTGCTGAAACTGGTCCCGGTCATCTACCGCTCCATGCGCCGGGAGATGCGGCGCGGGTCGATGATCCTGCGGCACGCGGAGCGCGTGTCGGCGGTGGCGGCCTCGGGCTATCTCCTGGGGGCGGTGCTGCCGTTCGGGCACGGCTACTGGGCGCCGATGACCGCCGTGATGGTGATGCGCCCGGAGTTCACCCAGACCTATTCGCGCGCCGTGGCCCGCTTCATGGGCACGGTGCTCGGCGTCGCCGTCGCCACCGGGATCGTGCAGGCCGCCCACCCGAACGCGGAGTTCTCCGCCCTGCTCGCCGTGGTGTGCGCCGGCCTGATGTACCTCCTGATGCGGACGGGCTACGCGGTCAGCCAGGTCTGTGTCTCCGCCTACGTCGTCTTCCTGCTCGGCATGGCGGGCGACGACTGGTCGCAGACCGTCCCCGAGCGGGTCGTCCTGACCCTCATCGGCGGACTCCTCGCGATGGTGGCGTACGCCGTCTATCCCGCCTGGGAGACCCCGCGGCTGCGCGACCGGCTCGCCGGCTGGGTGATCACGGACGGGCGGTACGCCGCCACGGTCCTCGACCGGTACGCCGACCCCGCGTCCAGGAGCCTGGAGGAGGTGCGCACTGCCCTGCTCACCACCCGGGAGGCCCGAGTCGCCTGGCAGGAGGCGCTGGAGAGGGCCCGGCACGAGCCGGTCCGCCACCGGGGCATCGCCCGGACCTCCGCCGCGGACGCCCAGGACGCGCTCGCCCAGTTCGGCCGGGTCGCGATGCTGATGGAGGCGCATCTGCCCGCCGCGTCGGCCACGCCCGTGCCCGAGGCGGCCGGCCTGGCCGACGCGCTGCGCCGGGCCACCGAGGAGGGTGCGAAGGCGGTGCGGGAGCGCCGGGTCCCGGACTGGGAGCCGGTGAGACAGGCGCTGGCCCGGCGGGACGCCGACGAGGGGCCGCCGCCCGACTCCTTCGTACGCAACGGGGCCACGCTGCTGCTCCGGGCCCTGGAGGACTTCTCGCGGGCGCTGGAGATCAGCAGCGGGCGGGCCTGA